Part of the Vallitalea longa genome, TAATATGTAGTTTTGAAAACTATATAAAACCATTGGAGGGTTTAACTATGAAAAAAATTGCAATCTTGTCCGATTCTGCTTGTGATTTACCTGATAGTGTTATTGAAAAATATAATATTAAATTACTTCCATTAAGAATTATATATCATGATCGTGAATACAGAGATCGTATAGAAATCAAACCCCAGGAAGTATATGACAATATTGAAAAAGAAGTACCTAAAACATCATTACCTGTTCCAGAAGATATAATTGATGCTTTTGATAGTCTTGTAGATGAAGGATATACTGATGCCATTGTCATTACTATATCATCAAATCTTAGTGGAACATTTAATTTAATTAAATTGCTTGCTAGGGATTATGAACGACTCAATGTAAAAGTATATGATTCGAAAACATTAGGCATATTTTTGGGATTTATCGTAAAAGAGGTAGCGGCAATAGCTTATAATCAAAATATGGAAGATATAATGAATAAAGCAAAAGAAATAAGAAGTA contains:
- a CDS encoding DegV family protein, with the protein product MKKIAILSDSACDLPDSVIEKYNIKLLPLRIIYHDREYRDRIEIKPQEVYDNIEKEVPKTSLPVPEDIIDAFDSLVDEGYTDAIVITISSNLSGTFNLIKLLARDYERLNVKVYDSKTLGIFLGFIVKEVAAIAYNQNMEDIMNKAKEIRSKLKGCYVLKTLTYLRKGGRIGKVEGTVGELFNIKPIIGINDEGVYFTIAKIRGRKRSISKIKSMILEEFKDKKYNIAIIHGGAEEEALELYESIKNIGHIIDGHISQISPALGVHTGPGLIGYAAYEV